The proteins below come from a single Stigmatopora argus isolate UIUO_Sarg chromosome 11, RoL_Sarg_1.0, whole genome shotgun sequence genomic window:
- the ablim1a gene encoding actin-binding LIM protein 1a isoform X12, whose product MSAKVAHAQDTHNDSKEKPLIQCYKCGQPCKGEVLRVQNKHFHLKCFTCKACGCDLAKGGFFMKNGDYLCTVDYQRMHGTRCNGCGDFVEGEVVTALGKTYHPACFVCTICKRPFPAGDRVTFNGKDCLCQYCVEPMSPGPKDILGASNCAGCGRDIKNGQALLALDKQWHLGCFKCKACGKVLTGEYISKDGAPYCEKDYQIHFGVQCEACHQFITGKVLEAGDKHYHPSCARCSRCNQMFTEGEEMYLQGSTVWHPGCKNTTRTEERHRERLLPPSLIFLQKTERQPTRSSSESICSRPGSSIPGSPGHTIYAKVDNEILDYRDLAAIPKVKAIYDIERPDLITYEPMYTTSLEESEERRESVGELLNARRERSPMPDEKSFRTMSPTLSNEGCYDKRERILQRSTSQGSLGSPVYNRHGYTPTLLRSPQHFHRPAEALTGMQKLCSSLCSNSVGSRNSDSRPSSPFRHHFLPHSQGTDPPSGRSSPLPIRPESRPGTPPLCLTPKHFHLPDQGSNIYRKPPIYKQYGTEGRRRSREEEEEDALKRKQLQEEHLNKIQSGLGKLILREEMEKEQHRERHSRSASAQRYDSKQDNGDADSTSPSKTNSLPGYGRNGLHRPQSTDFIQYNSYGDMCGGGREFQHIKDGRAALARMDRGVSMPNMLEPKVYPYEMLMITSRGRAKLPRDVDRTRLERHLAPEMFFDIFGMEIQEFDRLPLWKRNDMKKKAKLF is encoded by the exons TGGCTCATGCGCAGGACACGCACAACGACTCCAAAGAGAAGCCACTGATCCAGTGCTATAAGTGCGGGCAGCCATGCAAGGGCGAGGTGCTTCGAGTGCAGAACAAACATTTCCACCTAAAGTGCTTCACATGTAAAG CGTGCGGATGTGACCTGGCCAAGGGGGGTTTCTTTATGAAGAATGGCGATTATCTCTGCACTGTGGACTACCAGCGCATGCACGGTACTCGATGCAACGGGTGCGGGGACTTTGTGGAGGGGGAAGTGGTCACAGCACTGGGCAAGACCTATCACCCTGCCTGCTTTGTTTGCACCATCTGCAA ACGGCCGTTCCCTGCTGGAGACAGGGTGACCTTTAACGGGAAGGACTGTCTGTGTCAGTACTGTGTTGAGCCCATGTCTCCAGGACCAAAAGACATCCTGGGTGCTAGTA ATTGTGCAGGATGCGGACGAGATATTAAGAACGGACAGGCTCTCCTGGCTTTGGATAAGCAGTGGCATCTTGGCTGCTTCAAGTGTAAGGCCTGTGGTAAAGTACTAACTGGAGAGTACATCAGCAA GGATGGTGCACCGTACTGTGAGAAGGACTACCAGATTCATTTTGGAGTGCAATGTGAGGCGTGCCATCAGTTCATCACAGGCAAAGTACTTGAG GCGGGGGATAAGCATTACCATCCCAGCTGTGCGAGATGCAGCAGGTGCAACCAGATGTTCACggaaggagaagaaatgtacCTGCAAG GATCAACAGTATGGCATCCTGGCTGCAAGAACACAACCAGAACAGAGGAGAGACACAGGGAGAGG CTACTGCCTCCGTCcctcatttttcttcaaaaaacagaAAGGCAG CCTACGAGGTCGTCATCTGAGAGTATTTGTTCCAGACCTGGTTCAAGCATACCTGGCTCACCGGGTCACACAATCTAT GCAAAAGTAGACAATGAAATTCTTGATTACAGAGACCTAGCTGCCATTCCAAAAGTCAAAGCCATTTATGATATCGAGCGCCCTGACCTTATTACCTATGAACCCATGTACACCACCTCTTTGGAGGAGAGCGAGGAGAGACGAGAAAGTGTAGGAGAG CTCCTCAATGCCAGGAGGGAGCGGTCGCCCATGCCTGATGAAAAG tCTTTCCGAACCATGTCTCCAACCTTATCAAATGAG GGATGTTATGACAAAAGGGAACGCATTCTCCAAAGGTCCACCAGTCAGGGCTCCTTAGGCTCCCCAGTTTATAATCGCCATGGTTACACACCCACTCTGTTAAGATCCCCTCAGCACTTTCACAGACCAG CAGAAGCTTTGACAGGCATGCAGAAACTCTGCTCCTCCCTGTGCAGTAACAGTGTGGGCTCCAGAAATAGTGACTCCCGCCCCTCCTCCCCTTTTAGACATCACTTCCTCCCCCATAGCCAAG GCACTGACCCACCAAGCGGCCGGAGCTCCCCTCTCCCGATACGGCCCGAGAGCCGGCCGGGCACGCCGCCTCTCTGTCTGACCCCTAAACATTTTCACCTTCCAG ATCAGGGAAGTAACATCTATAGGAAACCACCCATCTACAAACAATACG GCACAGAGGGAAGAAGACGATCcagagaggaagaggaggaagatgcCTTAAAAAGAAAGCAGCTTCAGGAAGAACATCTCAACAAG ATTCAGTCTGGTTTGGGAAAACTCATTCTCAGGGAGGAAATGGAAAAAGAGCAGCATAGGGAACGCCATTCAAGGAGTGCCTCTGCTCAACGCTATGACAGCAAGCAGGATAACGGTGATGCAG ATTCAACTTCTCCAAGTAAAACAAACTCTTTGCCTGGGTATGGGAGGAATGGTTTACACCGG CCCCAGTCAACCGATTTCATACAATACAACAGCTATGGTGACATGTGTGGTGGAGGCAGGG AGTTTCAG CACATTAAGGATGGCCGTGCAGCACTTGCAAGGATGGACAGGGGAGTATCTATGCCTAATATGTTGGAGCCCAAA GTGTATCCCTATGAGATGCTCATGATAACCAGTAGAGGGAGAGCTAAACTGCCCAGGGATGTGGACAGAACCCGTCTGGAG CGCCACTTAGCACCTGAAATGTTCTTTGACATCTTTGGAATGGAGATCCAGGAGTTTGACAGGCTTCCCCTGTGGAAACGCAACGACATGAAAAAGAAGGCCAAGCTTTTCTAA